DNA from Sulfitobacter albidus:
GAACAACTCGTAGAAATCGCCCATTCGGTAGAACAGCAACGCATCGGGATAGCCCGCCTTGATCTCAAGGTATTGGGCCATCATGGGCGTGACGGTGCCAGTGCTCATTCGCATCTCCCTCGTGCTCCTTGTCTCTACAAAACCGCGGGGAGGGAGGGAAGGGTCATCGCCCATTGGTGGGGCGCGTCGATAGTGTTAACGATAAGTTAACGACACCCAAAGGCTCGGAAAGCCCGTGCGCAACAAGATCGAGTTCAGTGCGGATCCCGCGGAGATTTTCGCAAACCCATGGCGCACGCCAGGGATCACGCTTGCCGCGCCGCCGAGCTTTATCTGGAGAGAGGCCCCGGCGGCACGGATTGCGGGCTTTGGCGCCAGCGCGCATCCCGCAATCAGTCGCCGGATCGGCGAGGTGGTCACCCACACCCAACGGCACCGACAGATGCCGCGTGCTTTTGTGTTCAACGCACAACCGATGATCGTCGAGGATCTCAATATCCGCAAAAGCCATGCATTTGTAGGCGAGCGCGCGTTACTCAAGGGGGCGTCGGGCACGCGCCTGATCAATCAATACCGATGGGAAGATCCCGGACTACGCGACGCGCGCACGGCTGCGCTTGATACATTCTTTGCTGAATGCCGCATGCAGAATGCAGGGGCAGTGTTACGTGTGGGCGTCCCGCCCGAATACGTTCCCATTGTGATCGAGTGTCGCAATACCTTCAATTTCTTCCATTTCATCACCGAATCCCTTGCGCAACTCACCCTTTTTGATGGTCTCTCGGAGGGGCGAGAGATAGTTTTTCACTACCCGCACAGCGACGATAAGCATCGCGCCTTCACCGAGGGCTTTGCGGATGCGCTGTTTCCCGAACTGGTCGGACGGATTCGGTTTTCCCGAGCGCCAGCGCAATACAATATGGCGCTGACCGGCTACGACATGCTGAGCGCCGTATCGCAGATGCCGCTGGATCCCGAATTGACCGGGATGATGGGTCAGGACGCGGCGCCGGGCACTGTCGACTTCCAACCGACCCTCGCCATGAACAGCGTGAGCGAAACGATCCTGCGCCTGCGTGCCCGGGGCCTCAAGGCGGTGGCGGCGCATACGGGGGACTTGCCACGCCGTATCTATGTGGGCAGGCGCGATGACCACGCCCGCGCCCGTCCCGTCGCGGGGGAGGCGCGTCTGCTGGAACATCTTGCGCTTTTCGGGTTCGAGACTATTGCGTTTGAGGATTACAGCCCGCTGGACCAGATCGCTCTGATGGCGGGAGCGGAGATCGTGATCGCACCGCACGGCGCTGGTCTCACGCATATGATGTTTGCCCGGTCGGATTGCCACGTGATCGAATTGGGTACATTGCAGACAGCGCAACATCGCTGGGCAGACTTCTGGCCCCTGGCGCATGCCGCGCAGTGTCGCTTTGTCAGCTTTTTTGCGGATTTCAATTCCCAAAACCCCAGTATAGAGCCTGACTTCAGCGAAGACGGACTTGTCCCCACGGCATTGTCGGATGCGGCGATTGCCCAGATCCTCAGCTATGTGGTCTGCGTTCTTGGGCATGTGCCTGATCTGCCCTCAGCGGATGCGGTGCAAAGCCTTGCACAACGGCTGCTGCGGATGGATCTGCCGGACCGCGCACTTGCGCTGCTTGACGCACACAAGCATCTCACGGAAGCAAGCGGCGCGCTGTGTCTCACTTTGGCGGATTGCCACAAAGCGTTGGACTCCCCCAAATCAGAGCTTCTTGCGCTGGACCGGGCTTTCAAGCTGGATCCTGACCGCTGGCAGACGTTGGTGCGCATCATCTGGTGTGCCAACCGGGTGGAGCGTCCGCAGGTCATACGCTGGGCGCTCTCAAGGCTTGAGCGGGATTTTCCCGACCGCCACGACGCTTTTGTCGCCAATCATGCGTGGGTTCGCTACGTCGCGTGATTGTCTGTCACGTACGGGGCGGCTATCAGGGGCGAAACAAAGCGAAAGATCTAGCCCGTGACAAAGAATAAAGTGACCGCCGAAGAGGCGCTGGCCTTCCACCTTGAACCGACACCCGGAAAGTTCGAGATTTCCGCCACCGTCCCGATGACCACGCAGCGTGATCTGTCGCTGGCCTATTCGCCGGGTGTCGCAGTGCCCTGCGAATCCATCGCTGCCGATCCGCAGCTGGCCTATGACTATACCAACAAGGGTAATCTGGTTGCCGTGATCTCGAACGGGACGGCGGTGCTGGGTTTGGGCAACCTTGGCGCGCTGGCATCCAAACCGGTGATGGAAGGCAAGGCGGTTCTGTTCAAACGCTTCGCTGACGTCAATTCGATCGATATCGAGCTCGATACCGAAGATCCCGATGCGTTCTGCGCCGCCGTGAAGCTGATGGGCCCGACCTTTGGCGGTATCAACCTTGAGGATATCAAGGCGCCCGAATGTTTCATCATCGAACAGCGCCTCAAGGAAGAAATGGACATCCCCGTCTTCCACGACGACCAGCACGGCACGGCGGTGATCTGTGCGGCGGGTCTGCTTAATGCGCTGAAGCTGTCGGGGAAGAAGATCGAGGACGTGCGGATTGTGCTGAACGGGCCGGGGCAGCGGGCATCGCTTGTCTGGAGCTGCTCAAGGCCATGGGCGCGCGGCACCAGAATTGCATCATGTGTGATACCAAGGGCGTGATATATCAGGGCCGCACCGAGGGCATGAACCAGTGGAAATCGGCCCACGCCGTCGCGACCGAGGCGCGCACGCTGGCCGAGGCGATGGATGGGGCCGACGTGTTCCTCGGCGTGTCGGTCAAGGGGGCGGTGACGCCCGCTATGGTCGAAAGCATGGCAGATGATCCGGTGATCTTTGCCATGGCGAACCCAGACCCCGAGATTACGCCCGAAGAGGCGCACGCCGTACGGGCCGACGCCATCGTGGCCACGGGGCGCAGTGACTATCCCAACCAAGTCAATAACGTGCTGGGCTTTCCCTATCTCTTCCGCGGGGCGCTCGACATCAACGCCCGTGCGATCAACGACGAGATGAAGATAGCCTGCGCCCATGCGCTGGCCAACCTCGCGCGGGAGGACGTGCCGGATGAGGTCGCGCTCGCCTACGGCAAGAACCTCACGTTCGGGCGGGATTACATCATTCCCACGCCGTTCGATCCGCGCCTGATCCACCGGATTCCGCCCGCTGTCGCCAAGGCCGGGATGGACACCGGCGCCGCGCGACGCCCGATCATCGACATGGATGCCTATGAGGCGAGCCTGAAATCCCGGCTCGACCCGACCGCTAATATCATGCGCGGCATCTTTGCCCGCGCTCGTGCCAATCAGGCCCGCAT
Protein-coding regions in this window:
- a CDS encoding glycosyltransferase family 61 protein; the protein is MRNKIEFSADPAEIFANPWRTPGITLAAPPSFIWREAPAARIAGFGASAHPAISRRIGEVVTHTQRHRQMPRAFVFNAQPMIVEDLNIRKSHAFVGERALLKGASGTRLINQYRWEDPGLRDARTAALDTFFAECRMQNAGAVLRVGVPPEYVPIVIECRNTFNFFHFITESLAQLTLFDGLSEGREIVFHYPHSDDKHRAFTEGFADALFPELVGRIRFSRAPAQYNMALTGYDMLSAVSQMPLDPELTGMMGQDAAPGTVDFQPTLAMNSVSETILRLRARGLKAVAAHTGDLPRRIYVGRRDDHARARPVAGEARLLEHLALFGFETIAFEDYSPLDQIALMAGAEIVIAPHGAGLTHMMFARSDCHVIELGTLQTAQHRWADFWPLAHAAQCRFVSFFADFNSQNPSIEPDFSEDGLVPTALSDAAIAQILSYVVCVLGHVPDLPSADAVQSLAQRLLRMDLPDRALALLDAHKHLTEASGALCLTLADCHKALDSPKSELLALDRAFKLDPDRWQTLVRIIWCANRVERPQVIRWALSRLERDFPDRHDAFVANHAWVRYVA